A section of the Girardinichthys multiradiatus isolate DD_20200921_A chromosome 5, DD_fGirMul_XY1, whole genome shotgun sequence genome encodes:
- the ift27 gene encoding intraflagellar transport protein 27 homolog isoform X1, whose product MVKLRARCLLVGDAAVGKSSLSRIFYSDGSLFQKNYSLTTGVELLMKCVNIPETNDSVELYILDSAGKETLVEGCEKMWGEPSLLCLVFDLTNEQSLANCTYWMERVRAHCKGLHVPGVLVGNKSDLSIRREVQASVAKEWAQSQGLEYHETSAKEMDNCDAPLLSLAQAFYSFYQERREAIQNLSP is encoded by the exons GGGATGCGGCAGTGGGCAAAAGTTCTCTTTCTCGGATCTTCTACAGTGATGGATCTCTGTTCCAGAAGAACTATAGCTTG ACAACAGGAGTGGAGCTGTTGATGAAATGTGTCAACATCCCAGAGACCAATGACTCAGTG GAGCTCTATATCTTAGACTCTGCAGGGAAGGAGACACTAGTGGAGGGCTGCGAGAAAATG TGGGGCGAGCCTTCTCTGCTGTGTCTGGTGTTTGATTTGACCAATGAGCAGTCTCTTGCTAACTGCACCTATTGGATGGAAAGAGTCCGTGCACACTGCAAAGGTCTCCATGTACCAG GTGTGCTTGTGGGCAACAAGTCGGATCTCTCCATTAGAAGGGAAGTGCAAGCATCTGTGGCCAAAGAGTGGGCCCAGAGCCAGGGACTGGAGTATCATGAGACATCAGCT AAAGAGATGGACAACTGTGATGCACCACTCCTCAGTTTAGCACAAGCTTTCTATTCTTTTTACCAGGAGCGACGTGAGGCCATCCAGAACCTCAGCCCATGA